The following are encoded in a window of Massilia sp. R2A-15 genomic DNA:
- the rimP gene encoding ribosome maturation factor RimP, with translation MQQFDLIAKTVTGLGYDLVDVERGERGILRVYIDFTAADAAEKGPITVEDCATVSHQLSHVLTVENVNYERLEISSPGLDRPVRTMADFERFAGCECTVKLRAAFPGSANRKTYTGVLQAPQGDKIGLEFESKDGPAQLEFTLADLDKARLVPQVDFKKGKA, from the coding sequence TTGCAGCAGTTTGATTTGATCGCCAAAACGGTAACTGGCCTGGGCTACGACCTCGTCGATGTGGAGCGGGGCGAGCGCGGGATTTTGCGCGTGTACATCGACTTCACTGCAGCCGACGCCGCCGAAAAAGGCCCGATCACGGTCGAAGATTGCGCCACCGTCAGCCACCAGCTGTCGCACGTGCTGACAGTCGAGAACGTGAACTACGAGCGCCTCGAGATTTCGTCGCCGGGGCTGGACCGCCCGGTGCGCACGATGGCCGACTTCGAGCGTTTTGCCGGTTGCGAATGCACCGTCAAGCTGCGCGCCGCATTCCCGGGCAGCGCGAACCGCAAGACCTACACCGGCGTGCTGCAGGCGCCGCAGGGTGACAAGATCGGTTTGGAATTTGAAAGTAAGGATGGACCGGCGCAGCTGGAGTTTACGCTCGCCGATCTGGATAAGGCACGTTTGGTGCCGCAGGTGGATTTTAAGAAGGGCAAAGCATGA
- the rbfA gene encoding 30S ribosome-binding factor RbfA: protein MAKHSKNIPARGLRVADQIQKDLSLIIAGGLKDPRIGMVTLTEVQLTPDYAHAKVFYTLLSDKKEAIKNTQDGLNAAAGFIRNQLGKQLHIHTLPQLHFVHDTSTSRGMEMSLLIDQANASRAADAEPDAVPETPDAPSES from the coding sequence ATGGCTAAACATAGCAAAAACATCCCGGCGCGCGGCTTGCGCGTGGCCGACCAGATCCAGAAGGACCTGTCGCTGATCATCGCCGGCGGCCTCAAGGATCCGCGCATCGGCATGGTCACCCTGACTGAAGTGCAGCTCACGCCCGACTACGCGCACGCCAAGGTGTTCTACACCCTGCTGAGCGACAAGAAGGAAGCGATCAAGAACACCCAGGACGGGCTGAACGCCGCGGCCGGCTTCATTCGCAACCAGCTGGGCAAGCAGTTGCACATCCACACGCTGCCGCAACTGCATTTCGTGCACGACACTTCGACTTCGCGCGGCATGGAAATGTCGCTGCTGATCGACCAGGCCAACGCCAGCCGCGCGGCCGACGCCGAGCCGGATGCAGTGCCAGAGACGCCCGACGCGCCTTCGGAATCCTGA
- the nusA gene encoding transcription termination factor NusA yields MSREVLLLVDALAREKNVDKDVVFGALEFALAQATKKRYEGEVDIRVSIDRESGEFESFRRWHVVPDDAGLQLPDQEILHFEAVEQIPDIEVDEYIEEPIESVEFGRRFAQDTKQVVLQRVRDAEREQILVDFLERGDSLVTGTIKRMERGDAIVESGKIEARLPRDQMIPKENLRIGDRVRAYILRIDRNMRGPQVILSRTAPEFIMKLFELEVPEIEQGLLEIKSAARDAGVRAKIAVYTADKRIDPIGTCVGMRGSRVQAVTGELGGERVDIVLWSDDPAQFVIGALAPANVSSIMVDEEKHAMDVVVDEENLAIAIGRSGQNVRLAAELTGWKINIMTAEESENKSAAETAAVRALFMEKLDVDQEVADILVEEGFASLEEIAYVPISEMLDIESFDEDTVNELRTRARDALVTEAIASEEGLEGMEEALVNLEGMDRTTAGKLGLAGIKTVEAFTALAYDEFGAILALPSERARELIKNEFNDVTDDEMKLVDAKYDDRAKALQAKAWSLAEVAKA; encoded by the coding sequence ATGAGTCGCGAAGTGTTGTTACTGGTAGATGCGCTGGCGCGCGAAAAAAACGTCGATAAGGATGTCGTCTTCGGGGCGCTCGAATTCGCCCTGGCGCAGGCCACCAAGAAGCGCTATGAGGGCGAGGTCGACATTCGCGTTTCCATCGACCGCGAATCGGGCGAGTTCGAGTCCTTCCGCCGCTGGCACGTGGTGCCTGACGACGCCGGCCTGCAGCTGCCCGACCAGGAAATCCTGCACTTCGAGGCGGTGGAGCAGATCCCCGATATCGAAGTCGACGAATACATCGAAGAGCCGATCGAGTCGGTCGAATTCGGCCGCCGCTTCGCCCAGGACACCAAGCAAGTGGTCCTGCAGCGCGTGCGTGACGCCGAGCGCGAGCAGATCCTGGTCGACTTCCTCGAGCGCGGCGACTCGCTCGTCACCGGCACCATCAAGCGCATGGAACGCGGCGACGCGATCGTCGAATCGGGCAAGATCGAAGCGCGCCTCCCGCGCGACCAGATGATCCCGAAAGAGAACCTGCGTATCGGCGACCGTGTGCGTGCCTACATCCTGCGCATCGACCGCAACATGCGCGGCCCGCAGGTGATCCTGTCGCGCACCGCGCCGGAATTCATCATGAAGCTGTTCGAACTCGAAGTGCCTGAGATCGAGCAGGGCCTGCTGGAGATCAAATCGGCTGCCCGCGACGCCGGCGTGCGCGCCAAGATCGCCGTGTACACGGCCGACAAGCGCATCGACCCGATCGGCACCTGCGTCGGCATGCGCGGTTCGCGCGTCCAGGCCGTCACCGGCGAGCTGGGTGGCGAACGCGTCGACATCGTGCTGTGGTCGGACGATCCGGCGCAGTTCGTGATCGGCGCGCTGGCCCCGGCCAACGTGTCGTCGATCATGGTCGACGAAGAGAAGCATGCGATGGACGTCGTCGTCGACGAAGAAAACCTGGCGATCGCGATCGGCCGCTCGGGACAGAACGTGCGCCTGGCCGCCGAACTGACCGGCTGGAAGATCAACATCATGACGGCCGAAGAATCCGAGAACAAGTCGGCGGCCGAAACCGCCGCGGTGCGCGCGCTGTTCATGGAGAAGCTGGACGTCGATCAGGAAGTGGCCGACATCCTGGTGGAAGAGGGCTTCGCCTCGCTGGAAGAAATCGCCTACGTGCCGATCTCGGAAATGCTCGACATCGAATCGTTCGACGAAGACACCGTCAACGAACTGCGTACCCGCGCCCGCGATGCGCTGGTGACCGAGGCGATCGCGTCCGAAGAAGGCCTGGAAGGCATGGAAGAGGCGCTGGTCAACCTGGAAGGGATGGACCGCACCACCGCCGGCAAGCTGGGGCTGGCAGGGATCAAGACCGTGGAAGCGTTCACCGCGCTGGCCTACGACGAATTCGGCGCCATCCTGGCCCTGCCGTCGGAGCGCGCCCGCGAACTGATCAAGAATGAATTTAATGATGTGACCGACGACGAGATGAAGCTGGTCGACGCAAAGTACGATGACCGTGCCAAGGCGCTGCAGGCGAAAGCCTGGAGCCTGGCAGAAGTGGCCAAGGCGTAA
- a CDS encoding DUF2059 domain-containing protein, which translates to MRYLLVCVALCSATAAQAADPVPKPDPAKQLAQLVLRTQEGEAAAKENACPPDRTAFSEKMKRDYLNMSMSYGGISPQSYYWPEVEELFYQFRSAQCPNTKSPVDTFAETVSKEMSTAEIDAAIAFYGSAEGKRVLAGVAKAQQAVQGAMFQRSAQGDAAGVAYREGLRELIARYKADPR; encoded by the coding sequence ATGCGTTACCTGCTCGTCTGCGTCGCCTTGTGTTCCGCCACTGCCGCGCAAGCGGCGGATCCTGTCCCGAAACCAGACCCGGCCAAACAGCTGGCCCAGCTGGTGCTGCGCACCCAGGAAGGCGAAGCGGCGGCCAAGGAAAACGCCTGTCCTCCCGATCGCACCGCGTTTAGCGAGAAGATGAAGCGCGACTACTTGAACATGTCGATGAGCTACGGCGGCATTTCGCCGCAGTCGTACTACTGGCCGGAAGTCGAAGAGTTGTTCTACCAGTTCCGCAGCGCGCAGTGCCCGAACACCAAGAGCCCGGTCGACACCTTCGCCGAGACGGTGAGCAAGGAAATGTCGACAGCCGAGATCGACGCGGCGATCGCGTTCTACGGCTCCGCGGAGGGCAAGCGCGTGCTGGCCGGTGTGGCCAAGGCGCAGCAGGCGGTGCAGGGCGCGATGTTCCAGCGCTCGGCGCAGGGCGATGCAGCCGGCGTCGCGTACCGGGAAGGCTTGCGCGAGCTGATCGCGCGCTACAAGGCCGATCCGCGCTGA
- a CDS encoding type II toxin-antitoxin system Phd/YefM family antitoxin has product MRTVNMLEAKTHLSRLVDRAVQGEPFIIAKAGKPLVKVIALDAPIAAKPRRLGFLAGEFSIPDDFDTMGAQEIEQLFESGE; this is encoded by the coding sequence ATGCGCACCGTGAACATGCTTGAGGCAAAAACGCACCTTTCTCGCTTGGTGGACCGCGCCGTCCAAGGTGAGCCGTTCATTATTGCAAAGGCCGGCAAACCTTTAGTGAAAGTTATTGCATTGGATGCCCCAATCGCGGCCAAGCCACGGCGCCTGGGCTTCCTTGCCGGAGAATTTTCGATCCCCGACGACTTCGACACCATGGGAGCTCAGGAAATCGAACAGTTGTTCGAGAGTGGAGAGTGA
- a CDS encoding DUF2059 domain-containing protein, giving the protein MCRLLAVLLMAACSSVGASEFDERAALAAKVVELMRGPAAECNVTPEALARRLADTYRTRPGDFSGISPQSAYWPEVERIWREFYAAQCAEAPIDFGTRLVIKNYAARMSVQELRDAVAFFSSPSGRSMRAANVKLANDFPDGLGELAERPQSKASLVYRRAMGRLKEQYEANPR; this is encoded by the coding sequence ATGTGCCGATTACTTGCCGTTCTGCTGATGGCGGCTTGCTCGTCCGTCGGCGCCAGCGAATTCGATGAGCGTGCTGCGCTGGCGGCCAAGGTCGTCGAGCTGATGCGTGGCCCCGCCGCTGAATGCAACGTGACGCCCGAAGCGCTGGCCAGGCGGCTGGCTGACACCTACCGCACGCGTCCGGGCGATTTCTCCGGCATATCGCCGCAGTCGGCGTACTGGCCGGAAGTCGAGCGCATCTGGCGCGAGTTCTACGCGGCGCAGTGCGCGGAGGCGCCAATCGATTTCGGGACCCGCCTCGTCATCAAGAACTATGCGGCGCGCATGTCGGTGCAGGAGTTGCGCGATGCGGTCGCCTTTTTCAGCTCGCCCAGCGGCCGTTCCATGCGCGCCGCTAACGTGAAGCTTGCCAACGACTTCCCGGACGGGCTTGGCGAGCTGGCTGAACGGCCTCAGAGCAAAGCGTCGCTTGTTTATCGCCGCGCCATGGGGCGTCTCAAGGAACAGTACGAGGCAAATCCGCGCTGA
- a CDS encoding type II toxin-antitoxin system VapC family toxin, protein MKLLLDTHVLLWSAVAPEKLSDSARALLSDPQNELMFSAASLWEIAIKRGLARSDFRTDARVLRRSLIDNGYTEVPVTSEHAVAIDGLPGIHKDPFDRILVAQSIVEGVTLVTGDSLLAQYPGPVHRI, encoded by the coding sequence GTGAAGCTGCTGTTGGATACCCATGTGCTTCTGTGGTCCGCGGTGGCCCCCGAGAAATTATCAGACAGCGCCAGGGCGTTGCTCTCCGATCCTCAGAATGAACTGATGTTTAGCGCGGCGAGTTTGTGGGAGATCGCCATCAAGCGCGGGCTTGCACGAAGCGATTTCCGGACAGATGCTCGCGTTCTGCGGCGAAGCCTGATCGACAATGGCTACACCGAGGTGCCCGTCACCAGTGAGCACGCTGTGGCGATCGATGGCTTACCGGGCATTCACAAAGATCCGTTTGACCGCATTCTGGTGGCGCAATCCATTGTTGAGGGCGTCACGTTGGTCACGGGGGATTCATTACTGGCGCAATATCCCGGACCGGTCCATCGCATTTAG
- the infB gene encoding translation initiation factor IF-2, producing MASNNVAQFATELKMPADLLLTQLRSAGVEKSSTSDPLSKDDKDKLLNHLRRTHGAAGDTEKKKITLTRKETTEIKQADASGKSRTIQVAVKKVRTFVQRDEPVAPVAAPAAPAAPVIDAAEVARREEEARRQAELIARQEADLREKQERLAKLDAEKEAQAKQAEAEAKKQAAEEAKRVAAQAATATAGAADDAAAKKAADDEAKAKAAAAAKEAAARAEANEKARKAVADEVAQIKAMMNAPRRAIKAPEPVAPPVAALKPKAPEGTLHKPADTKKPGDKPGDKKVLGPDKKSIKSANVSSTWSDDAKKRGAPGSIKPRGNVGSGGRDGWRGGAKGRRPSHHEDRESNFQAPTEAVIKDVHVPETITVAELAHKMSVKASEVIKQLMKLGQMCTINQVLDQETAMILVEEMGHKAFAAAEDDPEALLADQGEHTHFESSARAPVVTVMGHVDHGKTSLLDYIRRAKVASGEAGGITQHIGAYHVETPRGMITFLDTPGHEAFTAMRARGAKATDIVILVVAADDGVMPQTKEAIAHAKAAGVPLVVAINKIDKPGGNVDRVTQELVAEQVVPEEYGGESPFVPVSAKTGQGIDDLLEQVLLQAEVLELKAPIDAPARGLVVEGRLDKGKGPVATILVQSGTLKRGDVILAGSSFGRVRAMLDENGKPITEAGPSIPVEIQGLTEVPVAGEEVMVMADERKAREIGLFRQGKFRDVKLAKQQAAKLENMFENMGEGEVKNLPIIVKTDVQGSMEALVGSLQKLSTSEVRVQVVHSAVGGITESDVNLAVASKAVIIGFNARADAQARKLAESNGVDIRYYNIIYDAIEEIKAALSGMLAPEKREHVTGQVEIRQVILVSKVGAVAGCLVTDGVVKRTSSVRLLRNNIVVWTGEIDSLKRFKDDAKEVRAGLECGLSLKNYNDIQVGDTLEVFEVQEIARTL from the coding sequence ATGGCGAGTAACAACGTAGCCCAATTTGCCACCGAACTGAAGATGCCTGCAGACTTGCTGCTGACGCAGCTGCGTTCTGCCGGCGTCGAAAAAAGTTCGACGTCAGATCCATTGTCGAAAGATGATAAGGATAAGCTGTTGAATCACCTGCGCCGCACCCACGGCGCCGCTGGCGACACCGAAAAGAAGAAGATCACGCTGACGCGCAAGGAAACCACCGAGATCAAGCAGGCTGACGCCTCGGGCAAGTCGCGCACGATTCAGGTCGCGGTCAAGAAAGTGCGCACCTTCGTGCAGCGCGACGAGCCGGTTGCGCCCGTCGCCGCGCCGGCCGCGCCGGCCGCTCCCGTGATCGACGCCGCCGAAGTGGCGCGCCGTGAAGAGGAAGCGCGCCGCCAGGCCGAGCTGATCGCCCGTCAGGAAGCAGACCTGCGCGAGAAGCAGGAACGCCTCGCCAAGCTCGACGCCGAAAAAGAAGCCCAGGCCAAGCAGGCCGAAGCCGAAGCGAAGAAGCAGGCCGCCGAGGAAGCCAAGCGTGTAGCGGCCCAGGCCGCGACCGCGACCGCCGGCGCCGCTGACGACGCCGCCGCCAAGAAGGCTGCCGACGACGAAGCCAAGGCCAAGGCTGCCGCCGCCGCCAAGGAAGCTGCCGCCCGCGCCGAAGCGAACGAAAAGGCGCGCAAGGCCGTGGCCGACGAAGTGGCCCAGATCAAGGCCATGATGAATGCGCCGCGCCGTGCGATCAAGGCTCCCGAGCCGGTCGCGCCGCCGGTTGCCGCCTTGAAGCCGAAGGCGCCGGAAGGCACGCTGCACAAGCCGGCCGACACCAAGAAGCCGGGCGACAAGCCGGGCGACAAGAAGGTACTCGGCCCGGACAAGAAGTCGATCAAGTCGGCCAACGTGTCCTCGACCTGGTCGGACGACGCCAAGAAACGCGGCGCGCCTGGCTCGATCAAGCCGCGCGGCAACGTCGGCTCCGGCGGACGCGACGGCTGGCGCGGTGGCGCCAAGGGCCGCCGTCCTTCGCACCACGAAGACCGCGAAAGCAATTTCCAGGCGCCGACCGAAGCGGTCATCAAGGACGTCCACGTCCCTGAGACCATCACGGTCGCCGAACTGGCGCACAAGATGTCCGTCAAGGCATCCGAAGTGATCAAGCAGCTGATGAAGCTGGGCCAGATGTGCACCATCAACCAGGTGCTGGACCAGGAAACGGCGATGATTCTCGTCGAAGAAATGGGCCACAAGGCATTTGCCGCGGCCGAGGACGATCCGGAAGCGCTGCTGGCCGACCAGGGTGAGCACACCCACTTCGAGTCGAGCGCGCGCGCACCGGTGGTCACCGTCATGGGTCACGTCGACCACGGCAAGACTTCGCTGCTGGACTACATCCGCCGCGCCAAAGTGGCGTCGGGCGAAGCGGGCGGCATTACGCAGCACATCGGCGCTTACCACGTCGAAACGCCGCGCGGCATGATCACCTTCCTCGACACCCCGGGCCACGAAGCGTTTACCGCGATGCGTGCACGCGGCGCCAAGGCCACCGACATCGTCATCCTGGTGGTGGCTGCGGACGACGGCGTGATGCCGCAGACGAAGGAAGCGATCGCCCACGCGAAAGCTGCCGGCGTGCCGCTGGTTGTTGCGATCAACAAGATCGACAAGCCGGGTGGCAACGTCGATCGCGTGACGCAGGAACTGGTCGCCGAACAGGTGGTGCCGGAAGAATACGGTGGCGAATCGCCATTCGTGCCGGTGTCGGCCAAGACCGGCCAGGGCATCGACGACCTGCTCGAGCAAGTGCTGCTGCAGGCCGAAGTGCTGGAACTCAAAGCCCCGATCGATGCGCCGGCGCGCGGCCTGGTGGTCGAAGGCCGTCTCGACAAGGGCAAGGGCCCGGTCGCGACCATCCTCGTCCAGTCCGGCACGCTCAAGCGCGGCGACGTGATCCTGGCGGGCTCCTCGTTCGGCCGCGTCCGCGCGATGCTCGACGAAAACGGCAAGCCGATCACCGAAGCCGGTCCATCGATTCCGGTCGAGATCCAGGGCCTGACCGAAGTGCCGGTCGCCGGTGAAGAAGTCATGGTCATGGCCGACGAGCGCAAGGCGCGTGAAATCGGTCTGTTCCGTCAAGGTAAGTTCCGCGACGTCAAACTGGCCAAGCAGCAGGCGGCGAAGCTGGAAAACATGTTCGAAAACATGGGCGAAGGCGAAGTCAAGAACCTTCCGATCATCGTCAAGACCGACGTGCAGGGTTCGATGGAAGCGCTGGTCGGCTCGCTGCAGAAGCTGTCCACGTCAGAAGTGCGCGTGCAGGTCGTGCACTCGGCGGTCGGCGGCATTACCGAGTCGGACGTCAACCTGGCGGTCGCGTCGAAGGCAGTCATCATCGGCTTCAACGCCCGTGCCGACGCCCAGGCGCGCAAGCTGGCCGAGTCGAATGGTGTGGATATTCGTTACTACAACATCATTTACGACGCGATCGAAGAGATCAAGGCTGCGCTGTCGGGCATGCTGGCGCCGGAGAAGCGCGAGCACGTCACCGGCCAGGTCGAGATTCGCCAGGTCATCCTGGTGTCGAAGGTCGGCGCGGTTGCCGGTTGCCTGGTCACCGATGGCGTCGTCAAGCGCACCTCGTCGGTCCGCCTGCTGCGCAACAACATCGTCGTGTGGACTGGCGAGATCGACTCGCTCAAGCGTTTCAAGGACGATGCGAAAGAAGTGCGCGCCGGCCTCGAGTGCGGCCTGTCGCTGAAGAACTACAACGACATCCAGGTTGGCGACACCCTGGAAGTGTTCGAAGTTCAGGAAATCGCCCGTACGCTGTAA
- the rluB gene encoding 23S rRNA pseudouridine(2605) synthase RluB — MNSTKPTETNAADMAGKDEAVPAKAKRRTRAQIDADEAAGISKPRAKKAVAPKAEAAPAVEAAPVAPAPAAAAPAEAAPRQERGQRPPRGPRQMREQRQVREASAPQPAEGAEAVAIAAEGAEAPRRERGPRPERQADGKPRQKKNKKGNPGLQHHKKRGGATDADEAFSYVTSDAYDANDGGRSQPQKPARRDLTSDDDAPKLHKVLAEAGLGSRRDMEDLIVAGRVSVNGEPAHIGQRILPSDAVRINGKLIQRKVSTKPPRVLVYHKPAGEIVSQDDPEGRPTVFDRLPTMKAGKWLAVGRLDFNTEGLLLFTTSGDLANRLMHPRYNIDREYAVRTLGELEEGMRQKLLAGVELDDGMANFTKIADGGGEGINKWYRVVIGEGRNREVRRMFEAVGLTVSRLIRTRYGAMTLPSGLKRGRWEELEENDVRALLAAFGVEKKGEKVAVERGPKGRGPQQQRGGERGEPDGNRIDRDTNRNVDPFAGMGGRGGRGGRPQGRGTPLVGAGYGGMAGGHPTAGGRPQEPGQGQGPRQGKPAGQGGRPQGQGRPGGQSGRPGGGGAGGKPRQPDPLQTTFGFANAGGSRRPQGPQGPRGNDHGLPRRGRRG; from the coding sequence ATGAATTCAACTAAACCTACCGAGACGAACGCCGCCGATATGGCCGGCAAGGACGAAGCAGTGCCGGCCAAGGCCAAGCGCCGCACCCGCGCGCAGATCGACGCCGACGAAGCGGCCGGCATCAGCAAGCCGCGCGCGAAGAAGGCTGTTGCGCCGAAAGCGGAAGCCGCGCCGGCAGTGGAGGCTGCGCCTGTCGCGCCTGCGCCGGCCGCCGCCGCGCCGGCGGAAGCGGCGCCGCGCCAGGAGCGTGGCCAGCGTCCGCCGCGCGGTCCGCGCCAGATGCGCGAGCAGCGCCAGGTGCGTGAAGCGAGCGCGCCGCAGCCGGCCGAAGGCGCCGAAGCAGTCGCCATCGCCGCGGAAGGCGCCGAAGCACCGCGCCGCGAGCGCGGTCCGCGTCCCGAGCGCCAGGCCGACGGCAAGCCGCGCCAGAAGAAGAACAAGAAGGGCAATCCCGGCCTGCAGCACCACAAGAAGCGTGGCGGCGCCACCGATGCCGACGAGGCCTTCTCGTACGTCACCTCCGACGCCTACGACGCCAACGACGGCGGCCGTTCGCAGCCGCAGAAGCCGGCGCGCCGCGACCTGACCTCCGACGACGACGCGCCGAAGCTGCACAAGGTGCTGGCCGAAGCTGGCCTCGGTTCTCGCCGCGACATGGAAGACCTGATCGTCGCCGGCCGCGTGTCGGTCAACGGCGAGCCGGCCCACATCGGCCAGCGCATCCTGCCGTCCGACGCCGTGCGCATCAACGGCAAGCTGATTCAGCGTAAGGTCAGCACCAAGCCGCCGCGCGTGCTCGTGTACCACAAGCCGGCCGGCGAGATCGTCAGCCAGGACGATCCGGAAGGCCGTCCGACCGTGTTCGACCGCCTGCCGACCATGAAGGCCGGTAAATGGCTGGCCGTCGGCCGCCTCGACTTCAACACCGAAGGCCTGCTGCTGTTTACCACCTCGGGCGACCTGGCCAACCGGCTGATGCACCCGCGTTACAACATCGACCGCGAATACGCCGTGCGCACGCTGGGCGAGCTGGAAGAAGGCATGCGCCAGAAGCTGCTGGCCGGCGTCGAGCTGGACGACGGCATGGCGAACTTCACCAAGATCGCCGACGGCGGCGGCGAAGGCATCAACAAGTGGTACCGCGTGGTGATCGGCGAAGGCCGCAACCGCGAAGTGCGCCGCATGTTCGAGGCGGTCGGCCTGACCGTGTCGCGCCTGATCCGCACCCGTTACGGCGCGATGACCCTGCCGTCCGGCCTGAAGCGCGGCCGCTGGGAAGAGCTGGAAGAAAACGACGTGCGCGCGCTGCTGGCCGCGTTCGGCGTCGAGAAGAAAGGCGAAAAAGTCGCCGTCGAGCGTGGCCCGAAAGGCCGCGGCCCGCAGCAGCAGCGTGGCGGCGAGCGCGGTGAGCCGGACGGCAACCGCATCGACCGCGACACGAACCGCAACGTCGATCCTTTCGCCGGCATGGGCGGGCGCGGCGGCCGGGGCGGACGTCCTCAGGGTCGCGGCACGCCGCTGGTCGGCGCCGGCTACGGCGGCATGGCGGGCGGGCATCCGACCGCCGGCGGCCGTCCGCAGGAGCCGGGGCAGGGGCAAGGTCCGCGGCAGGGCAAGCCGGCCGGCCAGGGCGGCCGTCCGCAAGGGCAGGGTCGTCCGGGCGGGCAGAGCGGCCGGCCGGGCGGCGGTGGCGCCGGCGGCAAGCCGCGCCAGCCCGATCCGTTGCAGACCACCTTCGGCTTCGCCAATGCCGGCGGGTCGCGCCGTCCGCAGGGGCCGCAAGGCCCGCGCGGCAACGACCACGGTCTGCCGCGCCGCGGCCGCCGCGGTTAA
- the truB gene encoding tRNA pseudouridine(55) synthase TruB: MKPQHPKKVRDLVDGVLLLDKPVGLSSNDALIKAKRILNAKKAGHTGTLDPFATGLLPLCFGEATKFSQDLLEADKTYETTVHLGVTTNTGDTEGETIETREVNVTPEQIEAVLAQFRGPIMQVPPMYSALKRDGKAYYEYAREGIVLEREARPVTILDLKFLEYSAPFLKLSVTCSKGTYIRVLGEDIGNALGCGAHLNALRRTQVGALTADGMVTLEQMQANPAPLTMLAPVDALLASFPAVQLTEDLAKRFLNGQRLALGKEDVAVPAEQGRVRVYLADKLLGTAILQEFSILAPERLIAFKPA; encoded by the coding sequence ATGAAACCACAACACCCCAAGAAAGTCCGCGACCTTGTCGATGGCGTGCTGCTGCTCGACAAGCCGGTCGGCCTGTCGTCGAACGACGCGCTGATCAAGGCCAAGCGCATCCTCAACGCCAAGAAGGCCGGCCACACCGGCACGCTCGACCCGTTCGCCACCGGCCTGCTGCCGCTGTGCTTCGGCGAAGCGACCAAGTTCTCGCAAGACCTCCTGGAAGCGGACAAGACCTACGAGACCACGGTCCATCTCGGCGTCACCACCAATACGGGCGACACCGAAGGCGAGACCATCGAAACGCGCGAGGTCAACGTCACGCCCGAGCAGATCGAAGCGGTGCTGGCGCAGTTCCGCGGCCCGATCATGCAGGTGCCGCCGATGTACTCGGCCCTGAAGCGCGATGGCAAGGCCTATTACGAATATGCGCGCGAGGGCATTGTGCTGGAGCGCGAAGCGCGTCCGGTGACGATTCTCGATCTGAAATTTTTGGAATATTCCGCGCCGTTTTTGAAATTATCTGTCACCTGTTCCAAGGGCACCTACATCCGCGTGCTGGGCGAAGACATCGGCAACGCGCTCGGCTGCGGCGCCCATTTGAACGCGCTGCGCCGCACGCAGGTCGGCGCGCTGACGGCCGACGGCATGGTCACGCTGGAGCAGATGCAGGCCAATCCGGCGCCGCTGACGATGCTGGCGCCGGTCGATGCGCTGCTGGCGAGCTTCCCCGCGGTGCAGCTGACCGAGGATCTGGCCAAGCGCTTCCTGAACGGCCAGCGCCTGGCGCTGGGCAAGGAAGACGTCGCCGTGCCGGCCGAGCAGGGCAGGGTGCGCGTCTACCTGGCCGACAAGCTGCTGGGCACCGCAATCCTGCAGGAGTTCTCCATCCTCGCGCCGGAGCGCCTGATCGCTTTCAAACCCGCATAG